The Quercus lobata isolate SW786 chromosome 4, ValleyOak3.0 Primary Assembly, whole genome shotgun sequence genome segment CTGATAAACCTTGTAAGCATGTCTCCTTTAGTTTTTACTTCtgggaaaaaaaagagggggggggttGTTTCTCTGCATTCCATTGATCAGATAACCTAATGGGGAGATGTGTCTGTATATCCCCATCagcatataaattatttttttatatttctggGTTGCTTTACTGATTGTAGTGCCATGATGATGTAACCACTATGCTTTTTATGGTGGGGGCAAAAGGCATTACAGAGCAATGCCAATTTGGTTGTCTCATATATGAACTCTATCAAATAATTTCTTGCCTGAAATGAAGAATTGATATTGTTCTCACTGCAATACTTAGATGTCCTTAAAGTTTTGGAGGATGGAGATCTTCAAACTCTTGGCATGTTGGATTATGACAAGAGATTGGCGCATTCTTTTACTGCTCATCCAAAAGTTGACCCATTCACTGGTAAAGACATCCTTATAAAAGAAACTTAGTAACCCATTGTAATGGAAGAATTCCTTTTAACTTACAGAATCCTCCCATGCAGGTGAGATGTTTACATTTGGCTATTCAACTTCACCACCATATATCACTTACAGAGTAATTTCCAAGGATGGTTTCATGCATGACCCTGTACCAATAACAATATCAGAGCCCATCATGATGCATGATTTCGCCATTACTGAAAACTATGCTATTTTTATGGATCTTTCATTGTGTTTCAAAAAAAAGGTATTGAACTGGTAAAGCTATTTCTCCTACAAATTTAACTTACTAAAGAAAATTCCATGGACAGAACAGTGCTTTATTGAACATCATATCAATCACATCACGTGCAACTTGgaatatttgtttaaattttgattttcaggAAATGGTGACAGAAAACAAGCTGATATTGAAATTTGACACAACAAAAAAAGCTCGCTTTGGTGTACTTCCTCGATACGCAAAAGATGAGCTGCAAATCAGATGGTTTGAGCTTCCAAGTTGCTTCATCTTCCATAATGGTTTGCTTCTTTCCTTTGTAATCCTTTTCATGTGCCAGAATGTAGAGTGAGTCAgggaaaaattttaattttaatatcaatttttttaaaaaaaaaaatactattgtcttgaaataaattgtaaaagtGAAACACCTATCAAGAAATTGTAAGAGcaaaaattttctatattaCACATCTTGAAGTCACAATTTCAGGTTGAAATCGTGGCTTGAAGATCCAATTCCATGCTTACTTGGCAATTTCACAAGAGGTATTCACATAGGTAGTGTGAAATCATTGTTGAAGATGTGATTTCACTGCACATTGAAATCTTAGGTTAAAGCCACGATTTCACTGTTGAgtacaacaacaaaaccttaTCTCAACACTTTGGGGTCAACTATAGATCCTCAACAGATGAATCCAGGTCGGCCACATGTATCTAGTGGGGGATGCCTCAATTTGTATCAATAAAGGATTCATTTCTTACAATCCAATTCAGCCTTGGGTAAAATGTCAggttgaaaacacaatttcactCTTGGTTGAAATCCAATCTTCAACATGCAATTTCACGTTGCATTCTTGACATCCtcttgtggtggtggttgttgaaattttgaaccAAGCATAAAATCACATTGAGTCACAATTTCACTTAATATTGTAACTTGAAGATGCAATTTCAAAAgatattgtattttaaaaaattatttcaaaaacaaaaatatttttataatctgATAATTTTCCCCTAATCACTCGATTATCAGAGCTTCTTGTTCTTGATTTGCATTAACATACTCTTATCACTTGGGATTGGCTACACAAATCTATTCATGCCTATCGCTTTTATGGTCACATGACATCTTCTGTTAAATCTCTTGGGATCTATCCTTGATTTGTTGAGAACctccttttaatttttcaagCCTGTGCAGCACTTTCCCTATTCACCATTGCATGGATTTGTTGACTGATAGAAATGGGACATTCTCAAGTGCTTAAATTAGAGGACATACTTCaccttaatttatttataacttgaTGCTTTCTATTATTCTTTTAAGTAACTTTTCTGGTATAATTTTAGACATTTTCATTGACCCAAATTATTGTGACATCTTCttgacagattttttttttgataagtaacaaagatgtatatattaaaagctACCTTATGCAAAGAGCATAAAGCAGTCCAAAAAATTACTAGGAAGtgaaaaaagaacaaacaacATAGAAGAAATTAATTACAAACATAAAGAGAACTAAGGAACAAGGGGAGTAaatcactagatgtgagtccccaagGGGAGGGAATCATTAGATTCAAGAATCTATCtatggttattttgtattttctgaATTTGCAGTCAATTGAAGATGAATTGAGTTTGGGTCTCTTGATGATATAACAATCCATAAAATTGATGCTGCtcataattctaaaaattagtttaagcCTGTCTTAGTCCTGTCAATCTGGGGGAAAGGAGCTTATTCCTTACTATTAGTTGAGATTTGGCCgatttcatttttctatatttgtgAATTTATACCCTCTCATGGTTCATGATTAAGCTATAATTAaagtttatgaatttttttgatgaCTTCCTTTTGCTAGCTAATGCTTGGGAGGAGGAGGATGAAGTTGTTCTGATCACTTGTCGCTATGAGAACATAGATATGGACAGGCTGAATGGGATTGTCAGAGAAGAGCTCAAAATTTTATCATCTGAGCTGTAGGTCTTTCACctattttatgaaatttcaaatcTCTATGCCTGCGTACATGTTTCTGATAGTTACTATTCTTTTTAGGTATGAGATGAGATTCAACATGAAAACTGGTCTAGCTTCACAGAAGAAATTATCAACGTCTGTTGTAGAGTTTCCTAGGGTGAATGAGAGCTACACAGGCAGGTATATATCCACTTTTGGTGATTGGAGAATTTGGGTTGTTTATTGTCAGTAGATTCATTCAAAGATTGCAAAAATTCCCATTCAAAGATTAGAGAAGCTAGATGCTGAAAGGCCATATTTATATgatcttttgctttttttgaaTAGGTTCTGAAATGTGATTTTGTTTTGCAGCCTACTTCATCATTTTGCTAGCAGCCAtgtttaattaaatttgttCTCTTAGGTGTCAAGTCCTTATGTATTCTATAATTTGTATCTATGCAGGAGACAACGGTATGTATACGGAACCATATTTGACAGCACTGCAAAAATCACTGGGATTATCAAATTTGATCTGCATGCTGAACCAGAGACTGGAAAAACAAAACTCGAAGTTGGAGGAAATGTTCAAGGCATCTATGACTTTGGACCTGGCAGATTTGGTTCTGAAGCTATTTTTGTCCCTCACGTGCCTGGCATGACATCTGAAGAAGATGATGGCTACTTAATATTCTTTGTGCATGATGACAATACTGGGTAATACTTTCATTTCTCACACTTTTGacaaattcataatctctttttaaatttaatgcacgaaaattttgatgattaatgtttttgctttattaaataaagtaattgcTAGTCAAATTATGAGATTGAAAGGTTTTGTAAGAAAGTtgttgaaaatttattgctCCTAATTTTTGCAAATTTAGGCTTTTTAAATTGCGTCAAAGGAGAAAATATTACTATATGCTGATACCCCAACTTGTTACATCAACTGTTGATGATACAGattaaagttttgaattttttgatgatgataaatctcaatatttcatttataattatgcagaaaatcaTCAGTTAATGTACTTGATGCAAAAACAATGTCAGCTGATCCTGTTGCAGTTGTTGAGATACTCCACAGAGTTCCCCCCGGTTTCCATGCCTTCTTTGTAACAGAGGTCAGTGTTACATCAATTACTTATGGATTAAATTTCTTTCTTACATTTCTCTCTGTCTCAATACAGTTGAAATTAACTTCATGGTTGAATTCCAAGAtagttttgaaaagtaaaaatttaGGGCAACCAAGATttagacaaaataaaattgacgaTGACAATGATGGTGTGCCTGATATTCATACTTTTGAAATCACTTCCAATGCTTGCTTACTtcttttttgacaaacaaacacacacatacacaagggagagggaatgGGGTTTTAACACAAAGGCATAGCAcaaattccactaaaaaacCATGGTCACTTCCAATGCTTACTAAAGATtgctaaatttgaaaataatatggTACATATATCTATTTTATGCTCCCTCCAATGAACATCACTTACTTCTGAAATTGGTAATGACTCAACAAATATATCTAACACCATTACTTTCTAATATTAATGATGTCCTCTATATTTGATACTGGTAGGGGAGCCAAAACATGTGATCAGGGGAGTGGCTTTTGTAGTAGTTTGTAGGGTTTTCCACTTGTCAAGCAAgcaagaataaaatataataaattaaacatatCATGAAGCAGAGTTAATCGTTAAAAATCTTCCCTTCTCCCTTCCCTTGGGCCAAAGCTCACTTTATTACCCTGAGGACTGCGTGCCAGAAATGACAATTGAGTCAACTGACCAATTCACTGCTTTAGATCTGAGTCTTATTGAAAAGAACTTGCTTGGTAGCCAAAGGTTTTGGTGCCAGAAATGGACAATTGAGTCACCAATTCACTGCATTAGATCTCAGTCTTACTGAAAAGAGCTAAGAAATTTTTCAATAAGACTCTGATAAGCATTGGAACACAGTagaatgcataatttttttttgttgttgagaatACAGCCGAGGTTCCCCAAATTAATAGAAGAATATTTTGGTTTTCACCATGGAACTGCATTGTTAAACCTATGATTATTTTGTTCCTACTTTTTTCTTCAGCATTCtctgttttccctttttttttattgtggtGGTTCTAATTCATATTCATCATTTTTGTACAGGAGCAACTTCAAGAGCAGGGGAAATCATGATTGTCTGATTGTTAGAAATCCCACAATAACTTTGAAATAGAGAAAGTGCAAGTCAAGAGGATCCATGTAAACATccacaccaaaaaataaaactgtaCTCTCCCAATATTGTTCCTGGGGATCCTTCTAAattaagaggaaaaataaaattgttataatTCCTGTGGCCACCAGTGAGAAGTaaccctaattaaaaaaatattggactTTGACAATGTGATATGAGGGTTCATTATCAAATTTAGCTTATCTTTTCTAAAAGATTATTTTCCGTCTCTATTAGAATTATCTTATTCTCTATTACAGTAAAATGGTATTAGAGCTTAACATCGTTGTTTTGTGAGGCTGGAagcatacaaaattttaatggaTGCTCTTTGAACATTTTGTGCTATGTTCCCCGTTGCTTACATGGGAAACTACTGCTacaaacttttgaaaatatTCTGTTTTGACTTTGTCATCCAGCTTGAAGAAATGTATCCATGGCAGTTTTACCTTTCTCCCTGTCATTGTAATCATAGATTCAAAtgcaccaaaaataaaaataaaacccagatTGCTTGAGGAAAGAATAGAGGTATAGAGCTACAAAAACCATAAGCTGCACTGCataattccaatttttcaaaaactgcATTTCATGAATGCAAAAGCTGATTCCAAAACTAGTGCTGTTTGTTACAACAAAATTCACGACAATGCAAAATGCATATGAGCCCCTTCAAATTCCACTGGAGCAACTAAATCTACCTTATCGCATACTGGCTTTGATCGCAGAAGCAACGCATGTTGCCTAATGCTCCAATTGTGTTTCCAGGTTGCAAAACAAGTTCCTGCGGGGTGTTCAAACATATATGCTAATGTGATACAAGTAGCATACATGTAACATGACATTCAAGATTAGCTATTTGCTTAGCACCTCATGTTATCTATAAACAGGGAGAAGATTATGGATCATTTGGTTCTACTAAGCTAAAACAGCATTGTCATCCAGCTAGGTAGAATTTTAAGTGTTAGGGAAAATggaaaacttttgtttttttgctgtAATGGAAATCTGATAGTCTCTCAGTGAAACTCTCTCTTAGAGAATCAGTTGTTTGTGGTTATACCTGGCATATTAATAACTTGTTAATATTTGAAACTACCTATTGCTTATTGTTTTGTTGAAGTCCAACACTGATGATATGGTAAATCTCACTTGGGTATTGTACTTTTCCAGAGATGTCAGGGCACCTTCCAAACCCTCCTAAACTAGGATATCTTGTTGACAATGGTTGATACTATTCAAGAAGCAAAAGACAGGATTTCtcagataaaatatatatattctgcaGCCAGCTCCACCCTAGTTTCCAATCAAAGTCTAAAAGCCTGAAGAAATTTTAGTTTGAGGCCAGGAAAGCTGCATAAGATGCATggaaagagaaggaaaatgaCCTCTTAATCCCAATAGAAAGACTTCAACTTGAAGAGAACCAGTCTCTCAAGCTAGAGAGGGAAAAACCattaaa includes the following:
- the LOC115987300 gene encoding carotenoid 9,10(9',10')-cleavage dioxygenase 1-like, yielding MAEEKERHGGGGGGGGGGGGIVKVEPKPNKGLSSKVIDFVEKVMVKFMYQNNNHSSQPHHYLSGTFTPVSEETPPTTNLLVKGHLPECLNGEFVRVGPNPKFTPVAGYHWFDGDGMVHGLRIKDGKATYVSRYVRTSKLQQEEYFGGAKFLKLGDLKGLFGLITVIMQMLREKLKVLDVSYGTGTGNTALIYHHGKLLALQEADKPYVLKVLEDGDLQTLGMLDYDKRLAHSFTAHPKVDPFTGEMFTFGYSTSPPYITYRVISKDGFMHDPVPITISEPIMMHDFAITENYAIFMDLSLCFKKKEMVTENKLILKFDTTKKARFGVLPRYAKDELQIRWFELPSCFIFHNANAWEEEDEVVLITCRYENIDMDRLNGIVREELKILSSELYEMRFNMKTGLASQKKLSTSVVEFPRVNESYTGRRQRYVYGTIFDSTAKITGIIKFDLHAEPETGKTKLEVGGNVQGIYDFGPGRFGSEAIFVPHVPGMTSEEDDGYLIFFVHDDNTGKSSVNVLDAKTMSADPVAVVEILHRVPPGFHAFFVTEEQLQEQGKS